Below is a window of Acidobacteriota bacterium DNA.
ACCACGGGCGTGGGTGGCGCCGGACGGGGCCGCCCCGCCCGCGCGCAGGCGCGTCTCCCGTACAAGGGCTGTTCGCGCCGAGGACGGGTGGGGCTGTCCGGCGACAGGACCCGCGCCCCAGCGCCAGGAGCTGTCTGTCGTTGACACGTTCGGTGAAACCGATCTGGTAGCATGCTCGGCGAATCCATGTCGTCGCGCGCATACATCGGTGCTCTCGTCTGCGTTCTCCTGGGGCTGGCGGCGTCGCTGGCCGCGGTGGGCGTCCACTACCAGATCCTCACCACGCCCGACTACGCCAGCTTCTGCGACGTGAACGCCACGTTCAGTTGCACGCCTGCCTACCAGAGCGCATACGGACGGATCTTCGGCGTGCCGGTGGCCATCCTCGGCGCGGGCTACTTCGCGGCGCTGCTCGCGCTCGTCACGCTCGGCCGCCGGCTCGAGGCGCTGGCGAGCTACCTGCTCGTGGCCTCGCTCGTCGGCCTCGTCGTCGTGCTGTACCTGGCCTGGGCCACCATCTTCGTCCTCGGCACGCTGTGCCCCCTCTGCCTGGCGACATACGCAGCCGTCGTCGGGCTCTTCTTCATCGCTGGCGCCGCCGCCTCGATTCCGGTGATCGACGTGCCCGACCGCTTCTCCCGCGACATCGGTCGCCTCACCGCCAACCCCGTCGCCCTTGTCGCCGCCGTGCTGATCGCCGGCGCGACGATGGCGTCTGCCGCGTTCTTCCCGAAGGCGCCGGAGGCCGCCGCGCCTGTCGCCGCATCGCCCGCCGCGCGTGCGGCCGCCGCTGCCGCGCAACTGGCCGCGGCGCCCGCGCTCACCGACGAGCAGAAGGCGCAGATCCGCGAACAGTTCGACGGCTCGCCGCGCATGATCGTGCCGGCCGACGCCGACGGCGCCTCGGTGGTGGTGGTCAAGTTCAACGACTACCAGTGCCCGCCGTGCCGCCAGACCTTCGAGCTGTATCTGCCGCTCTGGGAGAAGTGGGAGAAGCAGGCGCCTGGCAAGGTGAAGCACATCACGCGCGACTTCCCGCTCGAAGGGGAGTGCAACGCCAGCGCGCCGATGGGGCAGCACCAGGCCGCCTGCGAGGCCGCCGCCGGCGTGCGCATGGCGCGCACGGTGGGGAAGGCCGACGAGTTCGAGCACTGGCTCTTCGCCAACCAGCCGTCGCTCACGCCCGCGAGCGTGAAGGCCGGCCTCGCGGAGGTCGCCGGCATCACCGACTTCGACGCGCGCTACGCCGGCGTGCTCCCGGCCGTGAAGAGCGACACGGCGCTCGGCGCGAGCCTCGGCGTGCAGTCCACGCCCACGTTCTTCATCAACGGCGTGCGCATCCCGGGCGGCATGGACCCGCGCGTGCTCGACTATCTGCTCGAGTACGAGATCGGCAAGACCGCCGCGCCGGCCGTCAAGTGAACGCGGGCGGCTGCCGATAACGCGGAGGTCGGGGTCCATCCCCCGGCCGTTCGCCCAGTCATGCCCGAACCCGTTCTCGTCGTCGATCGCCTCACCAAGGACTACCCGGTCGGCTTCTGGCGTCAGCGGCCCTATCGAGCGCTCGACGCCCTCACGCTCGGCATCGCGCCAGGCGAGGTGTTCGGCTGCCTCGGGCCCAACGGCGCCGGCAAGAGCACCACGCTCAAGCTCCTCATGGGGCTCGTCACGCCGTCTTCGGGGACAGCGTCGATCTTCGGCCATCCTGTGTCCGACGTGGCCGCGCGGCAGCGCGTGGGCTTCCTTCCCGAGAACCCCGTCTTCTACGACTACCTGACGGGTGAGGAGCTGCTCACGTATTACGGGCAGCTCTGCGGATTGTCGACGCCAGACGCGCGTGCCCGCACGACGGGACTGCTCGATCGCGTGGGACTCGGCGCCGAACGCCGCATGGCGATCCGCCGTTACTCGAAAGGCATGGTGCAGCGCCTCGGCGTGGCGCAGGCGCTCGTGCAGGATCCCGACCTGGTCATCCTCGACGAGCCCATGTCCGGTCTCGACCCCATCGGACGACGGGATGTGCGGGCCCTGATCCTGTCGTTGCGCGACGAGGGCAAGACGGTGCTGTTCAGCAGCCACATCCTGTCGGACGCCGAATCGCTCTGCACGCGCGTAGGGATCCTCGCTGCCGGACGCCTGCAGGCCATCGGCGGCATCACCGACCTCGTCGAGTTCTCCGTGCGCACGTGGGACCTGCTCATCGACGGCGCGGGCGACCAGGTGCGCGTGGCGCTGACGAACGCGGGTGCCACGCTGGCCGATCTCGGCGGCGGGCGCGTGCAGGTGCACGTGCCAGGGACGCAGGCACCGGAGCCGCTGCTGCAGATCGTGAGTGCTGCGGGCGGTCGCGTGCTGTCGCTGCAGCCGATCAGGGAGACGCTCGAAGACGTGTTCCTCAAGCACGTCGAAGGGAAGACGCGCGACGTGTCCGGAGGTGTGGCATGACGCTGCGTCTTCTCCGCGCCGTGGCGCTCAACACGTTCCGCGAGGCCGTGCGCGATCGCGTCTTCTACAACCTGCTGCTCTTCGCGGTGCTGCTCGTGGGGGCGTCGATCGTGATCGGGCAGCTCGCGGCGGGACAGGACGTCAAGATCATCAAGGATCTCGGTCTCGCGTCGGCGGAGCTGTTCGGCGTGGGCATCGCGATCTTCATCGGGATCCAGCTCGTGGCGAGGGAAGTCGAACGCCGCAGCGTGCACGCGACGCTGTCCAAGCCGATCGGGCGTCCGCTGTTCCTGCTGGGCAAGTACGTCGGCCTGCTGCTGACCCTCGCCGTCAACATCACGGTGATGGCCGTTGCGCTCTACGTGGTGCTGCTCGTGTACGCGAAGGTCACGCCGTCGGGCGTCCAGGCGGTGTGGACGGCCCCGGCCGTCGACCCGCGCCTGCTCGTCGCGCTCGGCTTGATCTACGTCGAGCTCGCGGTTGTCACGGCGATCGCGATGCTGTTCTCGACATACTCGTCGGCGCTGCTGGCCACCACGTTCACCACGGCCTTGTGGGTCGCGGGCCACTTTGTCGAGGACCTGCGCACGATCGAACAGGTCGGCGCGTCCGGCGCCACCACGTGGATCGCGTGGCTCGTTTCGTGGGTCCTGCCCAACCTCGCGCTGTTCAACGTCAAGGCGGAAGTCGTTCACGGCGTCGCCATCCCGTCCACGCAGGTCCTCTCCGCCGTTGGCTACGGCATCGCCTACAGTGTCGCGATGCTGCTGCTCGCCATGGCGGTGTTTCAGAGGAGAGACCTCAAGTGACGGCAACCGGCAACCGGCAACCGGCAACCGGAGAAGGATCGGCAACCGGCAAGGGGCAACCGGCAACCGGTAGGGCCGGCTCTCCGAGCTCGGCCGCCCGCTGGTGGTGGGTGGCGGCGGCGGGCGTGCTGCTGGCGTCAGCGGTGGGGTTGCAGGCGGTGACGATTCGTCAACGCGCGTCGACGGATCTGCCGGCGGTGCTGTATCTGCAGTCGCCGGCCGTGGCGCGGCGGGCGGTGCTGGGGTTCGATGCGCTGGCGGCGGATCTGTACTGGATGCGCGCGCTGCAGCACTTCGGCGCGACGCGATTGCGCGACGGTGGCGCGAAGCACTTCGAGGCGCTGTACCCGTTCCTCGATCTCGCGACGTCGCTCGACACACGGTTCAACGTGGCCTACCGCTTCGGCGCGATCTTCCTCTCCGAGCAGCCGCCCGGCGGACCCGGACGGCCCGATCAGGCGATTGCGCTGCTCGAGAAGGGCGTGGAACACAACCCGCAGCGCTGGGAGTATCACCAGGACATCGGCTTTGTGCACTACTGGTGGACCGGCGACTTCGCCAAAGCCGCCGATGCGTTCTCACGCGGGGCCGCGGTGCCCGGCGCACCGTGGTGGATGAAGTCGCTCGCCGCCGTCACGCTTGCCGAAGGCGGCGACCGCCGCACGTCGCGTCTGCTCTGGCAGGCGCTCGCGCAGACGCCCGACAACGAGTTCCTCCAGCGCGACGCGAAGCGCCGGCTCACGCAGCTCGACGCGCTCGATCAGATCGATGAACTGCAGACCGTCGTGGAGCGCGCGCGGACGTCCGGCGCAACGGCACCGTGGTCGTGGCCGGCGCTGTTCCCGTACGGCCTGCTGCGGCTCCCGCTCGATCCGTCAGGATCACCTTACGTGATCGACATGACGACGGGGAGGGTGGACGTGTCGAAGCAGTCGCCGCTGTGGCCGCTGCCGAAGGAGCCGACGGGCAAGCGTGCGCCATCGCTCGAGGCGTCCGCACCGTGACGCCGGACATCGCCGCTCTCATCGTGCTCGGCGTCATGGGGCTGCTCGTGGGCAGCTTCCTCAACGTGTGCATCCATCGGCTGCCGCGCGACCAGTCGATCGTCTTCCCCGCGTCGCGCTGCGCGGTCTGCGAGCACCCGCTTCGCTGGTACCACAACATCCCCGTGGTGAGCTGGCTGGCGCTCGGCGGCAGGTGCGCGTTCTGTCGCGCGCGCATCCACTGGCGCTACCCCATCGTCGAACTCGCCAATGCCGGATTGTGGGTGCTCCACGGCGTGTGGTTCCCGTGGGATGCCCTGCTCGTCGTGCGGATCGTGTTCGCGTCGGTGCTGCTCGTGCTGTTCTTCACCGATCTCGACTGCCGCATCCTGCCGAACGAGCTGACGCTCGGCGGAACCGTGGCGGGCGTGATCGCCGCGGCGTTCCTGCCGCCTGGACTGCAGGCGGCCTTGCTCGGCGTGCTGCTCGGCGGCGGCGTGCTGTGGGCGACGGGCACGTTCTACGAGTGGTTGCGCGGCGTGGAAGGCATGGGGATGGGCGACGTGAAGATGCTCGGGATGATCGGCGCCGTCCTCGGGTGGAAGCTGATGCTCGTCACGCTCGTGTGGTCTTCGCTTGCGGGCGGGATCGTCGGCGGCGTGATGCTCGCCATGCGCGCCGACGCGCGGACCACCGCGCTGCCGTTCGGATCGTTCCTGGCGCCGGCGGCGCTGGCGGCATCGCTGGTCGGCCAGCCGTTCCTCGACTGGTACCTCGGGTTCTATCGGTGATGCCGCTCGCCCCGATGCTCTGGCTCGTCGCGCCGCTCGTCCTGCTCGGGTTCATGCTCGTGCACGCGCTGCGTCGCGCGTCCGCACGGCGCGCGGATCTCGAAGACGCGCGGTTCCGCGGGCGCACGAGCGAGGCGGGCCTCGCGTCGGCCATGAGCGAGGCCCTCACGCGCATGCGCGGCCAGGAGCTTGCGCAGCAGGCCGAGTACGAAGCGCTCGAAGGGTTCCTGCAGCAGGTGGTGGAGAGCCTGCCCGTCGGGTTGTTCGTGCTGGGACGCGACGGCAACCTCAGGATGGCCAACAGCGAAGCGCTGCGGTGGCTCGGTCTCGGCGAGGAGGCGGAAGGGCAGGTGCTCTGGACGCTCGAGGGGACCGAGTCGATTCGCGACGTCGCGCAGGCCTGTCTCGATGCCAACGCCCGTCGCGACGTCACGCTCGCGGCGCCCGGGAAGCAGGGCGCGCCCATCGCCGTCACCGCCCTCCCGCTCCGCGCGCCATCAGGCGACGTCGACGGCATCGTCTATCTCGTCCACGTCGAACGCGTCCTGCGCTGACGGGCTGCCACCCTCTCCGCGGCTACGCCGCTACGGAGGGCAGGCAAGGGCCACCCCTGCACCCAGATCATCATTTCTGCGACGTCGCTCAGATGACGCTCGGCAGATTCTTCACTCGCATCGCGCGCGATCGAGCGATCGGCGTGGTGTGCGTGCAGCGACGCGCTGGCGCGAGGATTGCGTTGGCGTCTGGCATGGCTACGCGGATGCGGGATGGCAGGCGTGGTGCGTTGCTGCTCGAAGCGATCGTCGCTGCGGGCCTGCTCGTCGTGGTGATGGCCGGTGTGCTGCCGCTCGTCGCGCGTGCGCAGGCGACGGTGGCGGAGGTGCGCACCGATCTGATGGCGACGCACCTCGTGCGACAGCGGCTCGCGCAACTGCACACGCTCACGTACATGCGGGCGGGTGCGGCTGTCGTCACCGACGACGCGTCGC
It encodes the following:
- a CDS encoding thioredoxin domain-containing protein — its product is MSSRAYIGALVCVLLGLAASLAAVGVHYQILTTPDYASFCDVNATFSCTPAYQSAYGRIFGVPVAILGAGYFAALLALVTLGRRLEALASYLLVASLVGLVVVLYLAWATIFVLGTLCPLCLATYAAVVGLFFIAGAAASIPVIDVPDRFSRDIGRLTANPVALVAAVLIAGATMASAAFFPKAPEAAAPVAASPAARAAAAAAQLAAAPALTDEQKAQIREQFDGSPRMIVPADADGASVVVVKFNDYQCPPCRQTFELYLPLWEKWEKQAPGKVKHITRDFPLEGECNASAPMGQHQAACEAAAGVRMARTVGKADEFEHWLFANQPSLTPASVKAGLAEVAGITDFDARYAGVLPAVKSDTALGASLGVQSTPTFFINGVRIPGGMDPRVLDYLLEYEIGKTAAPAVK
- a CDS encoding ABC transporter ATP-binding protein; translated protein: MPEPVLVVDRLTKDYPVGFWRQRPYRALDALTLGIAPGEVFGCLGPNGAGKSTTLKLLMGLVTPSSGTASIFGHPVSDVAARQRVGFLPENPVFYDYLTGEELLTYYGQLCGLSTPDARARTTGLLDRVGLGAERRMAIRRYSKGMVQRLGVAQALVQDPDLVILDEPMSGLDPIGRRDVRALILSLRDEGKTVLFSSHILSDAESLCTRVGILAAGRLQAIGGITDLVEFSVRTWDLLIDGAGDQVRVALTNAGATLADLGGGRVQVHVPGTQAPEPLLQIVSAAGGRVLSLQPIRETLEDVFLKHVEGKTRDVSGGVA
- a CDS encoding ABC transporter permease, producing the protein MTLRLLRAVALNTFREAVRDRVFYNLLLFAVLLVGASIVIGQLAAGQDVKIIKDLGLASAELFGVGIAIFIGIQLVAREVERRSVHATLSKPIGRPLFLLGKYVGLLLTLAVNITVMAVALYVVLLVYAKVTPSGVQAVWTAPAVDPRLLVALGLIYVELAVVTAIAMLFSTYSSALLATTFTTALWVAGHFVEDLRTIEQVGASGATTWIAWLVSWVLPNLALFNVKAEVVHGVAIPSTQVLSAVGYGIAYSVAMLLLAMAVFQRRDLK
- a CDS encoding prepilin peptidase, giving the protein MTPDIAALIVLGVMGLLVGSFLNVCIHRLPRDQSIVFPASRCAVCEHPLRWYHNIPVVSWLALGGRCAFCRARIHWRYPIVELANAGLWVLHGVWFPWDALLVVRIVFASVLLVLFFTDLDCRILPNELTLGGTVAGVIAAAFLPPGLQAALLGVLLGGGVLWATGTFYEWLRGVEGMGMGDVKMLGMIGAVLGWKLMLVTLVWSSLAGGIVGGVMLAMRADARTTALPFGSFLAPAALAASLVGQPFLDWYLGFYR
- a CDS encoding PAS domain-containing protein, giving the protein MMPLAPMLWLVAPLVLLGFMLVHALRRASARRADLEDARFRGRTSEAGLASAMSEALTRMRGQELAQQAEYEALEGFLQQVVESLPVGLFVLGRDGNLRMANSEALRWLGLGEEAEGQVLWTLEGTESIRDVAQACLDANARRDVTLAAPGKQGAPIAVTALPLRAPSGDVDGIVYLVHVERVLR
- a CDS encoding type II secretion system protein, with the protein product MTLGRFFTRIARDRAIGVVCVQRRAGARIALASGMATRMRDGRRGALLLEAIVAAGLLVVVMAGVLPLVARAQATVAEVRTDLMATHLVRQRLAQLHTLTYMRAGAAVVTDDASRLDGPGPFAHGGTGLTPTGVGPLTADAPTWVDWLDEHGAWQGSASPPTGAAYRRRWGVLAAGTEGCLRLWVEVEPVTPARRLRAAQAGMVRCPWGAAES